The Candidatus Angelobacter sp. DNA window GCTCACTCAATGTGGACGACGAAGGAAATCCCACGCAGGAAAATGTCCTCATCGAAAAGGGGAACTTGAAGGGATATCTCAGCGACAAATTGTCGGCAAAGCTGATGGGTATGGCCAACACCGGTAACGGTCGCCGTGAAAGTTATGAGCACATTCCCATGCCGCGCATGACCAATACCTACATGTTGGCCGGCGATGACGACCCCGAAGACATCCTTCGTTCGGTGAAACGCGGGATCTACGCCGTGAATTTCGGTGGCGGTCAAGTGGACATCACGAACGGTAAGTTTGTCTTCTCCGCGTCCGAAGCGTACTTGATCGAAGACGGCCACGTGACGGCCCCGATCCGCGGAGCAACATTAATTGGGAACGGTCCGGATGCGCTTACACGTGTGTCGATGGTGGGCAACGATCTCAAGCTGGATGAAGGCATCGGAACCTGCGGCAAGGACGGCCAGGCCGTGCCGGTTGGGGTCGGTATGCCCACGACCAAACTTGATCGCCTGACGGTCGGCGGCACCGCACGCAAAGATCCCGGCGGCTTCATGCAGTAAGGACGGTTCACCGTAAATTCACCAAAGAGGCACAGAAACACAGGACATAAAAGGCAGAATTCCATGGAAACGTGGAACAGTCCGCTATCTGATTTCAACTTCTATTTGTCCTTTGTTTTTCTGTGTCTCTGTGCCTCTGTGGTGAATTGATTCGTGTTTTGCCAACGACCAAGGACCAACGACCAACGACGTTTTCTCTTATGCCTGAAACTACTCTCGAATCCCAAACCGAAACCGACCTGAAATCCCTTGCCCAGGACATTGTTCGCCGCGCGATGCAGCATGGCGCAACCGCAGCCGAATGCGTCATTCGCGAAGGCGATGAGTTCTCCACTCTGGTCCGCCTCGGACAGGTAGAAACCCTGAAAGAGTCGGGATCGAAAGCCATTGGCATACGCGTGTTCTTTGGCAAGCGCTCCGCCAGCACGCATTCCAGCGACTTCTCTCGCGCAGGCCTCGATCGCATGCTGAGCTCGGCGCTCGAGCTCGCGAAAATCACCTCCGAAGATCCGTTCGCTGGAATTCCCGAGCAGAATCAATTGGGAGTGATCCCCGGCGACCTCGATCTGTACTCCTCTGACGTGTATTCGCTTCCCGGACAGGAGCGCATTGCCTACGCTCGCCGCGCCGAAAAAGCTGCGCTCGACTCCGACCCGCGAATCAAGAACTCTGATGGCGGATCGTTCGACGCAGCCACGGGACACAAAATCCTCGCAAACTCACTCGGGTTCCTTGGCGAATATCGGCGGTCCTATTGCTCGGTTGCGGCGGTCCCGATTGCGCAAGATGAGAACGGCGCCATGCAGCGCGACTACTGGTTCTCCGTCGCGCGCAGTCTGGGAAGGCTTGAATCTCCCGAACAGGTGGGCAAGATCGCTGCGCAACGCACCCTCCGCCGGCTCGGCGCCCGCAAGGTCAAGACGCAACAAGTTCCAATCATCTTTGATCCCCTGGTTGCGACATCGATCCTCGAACACATCTTCGAAGGCGTCAATGGCGATTCGGTTTATCGCGGCGCCTCGTTTCTCGCGGGAAAGTTGGGCCAGAAAATCGCAGCCGACAACGTCACCGTCATTGACGACGGCACCATGGTCGGTGGTTTCGGCACAAGCCCGTTCGACGGCGAGGGCATTCCGACGCGACGAACTGTGGTCATCGATCAGGGCGTGCTGGCGTCCTACCTGCTGAACACTTACACCGCGAAGAAACTGAACCTGAAGACCACCGGCAACGCCTCGCGCGGGCTGGCCGGAACGCCCGGCATCGGGCCTGGCAATTATTTCCTGCAGCCCGGCTCGCGAACACCACAAGAACTGATCGCCGACGTGAAGGAAGGCTTGTACGTAACAGAGTTCCTGGGCATGGGCGTGAACCTCGTGACCGGCGACTACTCGCGCGGCGCATCCGGTCTGTGGATTTCAAACGGCGAGTTGACCTATCCGGTCGAGGAGATCACGGTCGCCGGCAACCTGAAAGACATGTTCATGAACATCTCGGAAATTGCCACCGATCTCGAATTCCGCGGCTCGGTCGCGGCACCCACGCTCCGCATTGACGGGCTCACCGTCGGAGGCCAGTAAGTGCGGTTCGCGCGAATCGTGTTCTTGATTGCGGGGATCTGGGGCGTCCTCGTCCTCACCCCGCTTTATTTCATGTTCGACATCATCGGACGCAGAGACCCGCCCCCGATCACCCATCCC harbors:
- a CDS encoding metallopeptidase TldD-related protein; the protein is LQLDAREAPAGEMEVVLGPGWPGVLLHEAVGHGLEADFNRKQTSAFSGLIGKSVASEKVTVVDNGTMPWRRGSLNVDDEGNPTQENVLIEKGNLKGYLSDKLSAKLMGMANTGNGRRESYEHIPMPRMTNTYMLAGDDDPEDILRSVKRGIYAVNFGGGQVDITNGKFVFSASEAYLIEDGHVTAPIRGATLIGNGPDALTRVSMVGNDLKLDEGIGTCGKDGQAVPVGVGMPTTKLDRLTVGGTARKDPGGFMQ
- a CDS encoding TldD/PmbA family protein, with the protein product MPETTLESQTETDLKSLAQDIVRRAMQHGATAAECVIREGDEFSTLVRLGQVETLKESGSKAIGIRVFFGKRSASTHSSDFSRAGLDRMLSSALELAKITSEDPFAGIPEQNQLGVIPGDLDLYSSDVYSLPGQERIAYARRAEKAALDSDPRIKNSDGGSFDAATGHKILANSLGFLGEYRRSYCSVAAVPIAQDENGAMQRDYWFSVARSLGRLESPEQVGKIAAQRTLRRLGARKVKTQQVPIIFDPLVATSILEHIFEGVNGDSVYRGASFLAGKLGQKIAADNVTVIDDGTMVGGFGTSPFDGEGIPTRRTVVIDQGVLASYLLNTYTAKKLNLKTTGNASRGLAGTPGIGPGNYFLQPGSRTPQELIADVKEGLYVTEFLGMGVNLVTGDYSRGASGLWISNGELTYPVEEITVAGNLKDMFMNISEIATDLEFRGSVAAPTLRIDGLTVGGQ